The nucleotide window GCCAGTCTTGTGTTTGCTTTCGCGTCCACATGTGCTGTGGCTGATCCTGTTGTTAATAAAGCTGCTCCGGATTTTTCAGGAAAAGCAGCCGACGGAACCACTATCAATCTCGCTGATTTAAAAGGCAAAACAGTGGTGTTGGAATGGACTAATCATGAATGCCCTTATGTTGTTAAGCACTACGACAAAAGTGGAAATATTCCCACCATGCAAAAATCAGCAACCGCCAATGGCGATATTGTATGGCTACAAGTAATTTCATCCGCTCCCGGTAAACAGGGCAATGTAGATGGCGCAACAGCAATAAGTTTGAATGAGAAGCGTGGCGCAAAACCAACCAATACCATCCTTGACGCTGAGGGTACTATTGGTAAATTGTACGGTGCCCAAACCAGCCCGCACTTTTTTATTATCAATGCTGAAGGTACTCTGGTTTACAAAGGCGGTGTAGATAGTATTAAAACCGCTGATCCAGCCGATATTCCCAAAGCAATTCCCTATGTAAAACAAGCCTTGGAAGCGCTTAGTGCAGGTGAGCCTATCAAACATGCCACCACCGCTCCTTACGGTTGCAGCATTAAATATGCAAGCTAATCACTATGCATTCTATATTGTCACTGTAGGCCGCAACTGCGGCCTATTTTTTTTGTTGCCGTAAAAGCTGCCACCACAGATCCCAACACGATTTTACTTTTCTTGACAGTGGTAAATACCCATTTTAAAGATTTATTTTACATGTATCTTTAAAAGATGCAAAATAAATGAATCTTTAGTCTGATATGAATCAAATCATCGTGAAAGACCATCTTTATGCCTTTAACATCGGGGTAATAGGGTTATATAAATGTTGCGAATGATGAAAATGTTGGATGTCAGTTATTGCCACAGGTACTGAGAGAAAAATCGTGATCAAAACATTATTTGCTTATCCGTTCCGACTATTTTTTTTACTGGTTGGGCTTTATGGTTTTGCTATTGTGCTTGCTTGGGTGGCATTCCTATTCGGAGGCTTGGGCCTGCCCGTGGGCTGGTCGCCACTGCATTGGCATAGCCATGAGATGCTTTTTGGGTTTACAACCGCCGCAATTGCGGGATTCATTCTCACCGCTATTTGCAATTGGACAGGTGCACCGCCAGTGCAGGGCAAGATGTTGTTGCTGTTGGTTGTTGCTTGGGTATCCGGGCGGATCGCGATGTGGTTGTCCAGTTATTTACCGCTGCCTTTGGTCGCCGTTTTGGACATGCTGTTTTTATTGGCCTTGGCCGCGCTGGTGTTGCAGATATTGATCCGCCATGGCAATCGCCGCAATGTGCCGTTGGGCGGGATGATTTTATTGCTTGCGGTGGCCAATCTGCTCATGCATATCGGATTTAACACGGGTGTGACAGCTTGGCTACAGCATGGCCAAATGCTGGCGATGGGATTGCTCACGTTAATGATGGTAGTGATCGGTGGTCGTATTATTCCGCTGTTTACCGGCAATTGGTTTCGCAATCATGGAGTGCCCGTAACCGTTATTGTGCGTCCGGTGTTGGATCGCGCGGCTATTGTGATAACAGTATTGTTGATTCCGGTGGAATGGATTGCTGCCTCATGGTTAACCGGCATATTGGCACTGGTGGCGGCAGCGCTCAACGGATGGCGTTTGTGTGGTTGGAAAGGGTGGCATACCTGGCGTGAGCCCTTGGTATGGGTGCTACACCTTGGCTACACCTGGATCGTAGTTGCGCTCTTGCTTAAAGGGTTAAGCGCATTTGAGTGGGTTGTTCCGGCGAGTTGGCAACATGCACTTGGGGCCGGTGCGATGGGAACATTAATTTTGGGCGTAATGACCCGTGTTGCCCTTGGGCACACTGGTCGCACCCTTACACTGCCCGAATTAGGATGGCTAATATACGCTGGTATTACCCTTGCGGCTGTGTTCCGTGTTGGCGCTGCGCTGGGGTGTTTTGATTATCAATTAGGTGTGATGATCGCAGCAGCTGGTTGGTGTTTTGCATTCAGTTTATTTGTGATCCTCTACTGGCCTATTTTAAGTCGCCCGAGAGTAGATGGCCGTCCGGGTTAATGACAAGTTTACGGGAATAAAAAATACATGCGCATTACCAGTTATACCGACTATTCATTGCGCGCACTGATTTACGTTGCGCTTAAAGGTGAAGAAATTTCTACAATCCGCGAAATCGCGGAGCGCTACAACATTTCAAAAAGCCATTTAATGAAAGTGGTACAAGAGCTGAACAGTAAAGGTTATTTGCAAGCGGTACGTGGTAAAAATGGCGGTCTGCGTTTAAATGGTCAGCCTAAAGATATTAATCTTGGTAAATTGGTGCGCGATATTGAAGAAGATTTTGCATTGGTGGAATGCTTTAATGGCGATGGATGTAATCTATCGCCCGCGTGTCGATTAAAAGGAATATTGCATAAAGCATTGGATGCATTTTTTGTAGTGCTTGATGACTATACTCTGGCCGATTTACTGCCTGCATCGTCCCGTCGTGAGTTGATCCGTATTTTGGATATTGCGCTGTAGAAGTGCCAGTCATGCCGACACTTCTGTTGTGTATCTGATCAAATAATATGTATTCGATCAATTGTGGCATTACTGTAACGTCAGGCTGCCTTGCATGATGGCGTTATGGCCGGGGTAAGAGCAAAAGAAAGTATAGGGTACGCCTGCACTGAGTTTACTGACGGGAAAGATCACTGATGTTGTTTCTCCTCCACCAATCAGCGGAGTTGATGCAATTACCCGTGCATCTCCTGGTTTTAAATAGTTGTTATCCAGTCCTGCGGCCATACCTTCGGAAGCGATCGCTTGTTTATCGTCGGTTTTGCTCAAAACCCAATTATGTCCCATCACATTTTTAGGCAATTTACCTGCGTGAGTTAAGGTGACGGTAAATTCTTTGCAGCTTGCATTCACTGTGATTGCTTTAGTGTCATATTGCATTGCATCTGTTGAGGTGATGGCCACGCTGCATTCATTTGCCATTGCTCCACTGGCAATCGTGGAAAGTAAAAATACTAAGAGCGATTTTGATTTCATTGGATAGTCTCCGGTCGGTTTATATAAAATTTATATCCATGCAGCAGTATTTGTGTGCATGAATATTTCTCATCAATAATCAATAAAAAAATCAGTAAATCAATCAATAAATTACTCAATAGCACGAACTAATTGACGGGTTTCCCTAATTGCTTCAACGCATTAAGGCGGATGATGTAACTGATTTTGAAAAATGTGGGAAAAATAATCAGGCCAACGTGCAAGATTGCTTGGGTGGGAATGGTGAGTATGAGGTTTGATCCGTAAGTAACGTATACAATCAATAATGATAGGCTCAGAGTGGCGGCCATTGTGCAGTGTGCATAGTT belongs to Cellvibrio sp. pealriver and includes:
- a CDS encoding NnrS family protein; the protein is MSVIATGTERKIVIKTLFAYPFRLFFLLVGLYGFAIVLAWVAFLFGGLGLPVGWSPLHWHSHEMLFGFTTAAIAGFILTAICNWTGAPPVQGKMLLLLVVAWVSGRIAMWLSSYLPLPLVAVLDMLFLLALAALVLQILIRHGNRRNVPLGGMILLLAVANLLMHIGFNTGVTAWLQHGQMLAMGLLTLMMVVIGGRIIPLFTGNWFRNHGVPVTVIVRPVLDRAAIVITVLLIPVEWIAASWLTGILALVAAALNGWRLCGWKGWHTWREPLVWVLHLGYTWIVVALLLKGLSAFEWVVPASWQHALGAGAMGTLILGVMTRVALGHTGRTLTLPELGWLIYAGITLAAVFRVGAALGCFDYQLGVMIAAAGWCFAFSLFVILYWPILSRPRVDGRPG
- the azu gene encoding azurin, translated to MKSKSLLVFLLSTIASGAMANECSVAITSTDAMQYDTKAITVNASCKEFTVTLTHAGKLPKNVMGHNWVLSKTDDKQAIASEGMAAGLDNNYLKPGDARVIASTPLIGGGETTSVIFPVSKLSAGVPYTFFCSYPGHNAIMQGSLTLQ
- a CDS encoding Rrf2 family transcriptional regulator yields the protein MRITSYTDYSLRALIYVALKGEEISTIREIAERYNISKSHLMKVVQELNSKGYLQAVRGKNGGLRLNGQPKDINLGKLVRDIEEDFALVECFNGDGCNLSPACRLKGILHKALDAFFVVLDDYTLADLLPASSRRELIRILDIAL
- a CDS encoding redoxin family protein, with the translated sequence MLFHQSAKIALASLVFAFASTCAVADPVVNKAAPDFSGKAADGTTINLADLKGKTVVLEWTNHECPYVVKHYDKSGNIPTMQKSATANGDIVWLQVISSAPGKQGNVDGATAISLNEKRGAKPTNTILDAEGTIGKLYGAQTSPHFFIINAEGTLVYKGGVDSIKTADPADIPKAIPYVKQALEALSAGEPIKHATTAPYGCSIKYAS